DNA sequence from the Verrucomicrobiia bacterium genome:
CTTGGCCGCCAGGACATTAGACGTCGCGTGCACGCCGCCGACGTAGGCCGCGCGGGAAGCCTGGAATCCAGCCGGCCCCTGCGCGCGCCGCAGCCCGAAGTCGATGACGGTCCTGCCCCGCGCCGCGCGCACGATGCGCGAAGCCTTGGTCGCAACCAGCGAAGAAAAATGAACGAGGTTGATGAGCACGGTTTCCGCGAGCTGGCTTTCGAGCAGCGGTCCATGCACGCGCATGAGCGGTTCATGCGGAAAGACCACCTCGCCTTCCCGCACCGCCTCCACATCCAGGCGAAGGCGCATCCCTTTCAGATAGCTCAGGAACTCTTTTTTAAATCCCTGCGCCCGGAGGTATTCCAAATCCCCGGGATGGAACCGGAAATCCGAAAAATAATCCGCAGCCTCTTCGATCCCCGAGGCGATCACGAAGCCTCCCTCGAAAGGATTGTTGCGGAAGTGGAGGTCAAAGACCGCGGGCTGGAGATGGCGGCGGGTGAAGAAGTAGCCCTGGGCCATGGTGAACTGGTAGAGATCCGTGTAGAGGGGCGAATGAGGAATCAAAACCGGGCTATCTTGACGCGTCATGACTCGTTTTTTCATTTTAGTATTTCAAAACCGGAACCGATGATTGAGGGGACCTTGTATTCCCGATTCCGGGTGTTAGGATTTATTTTGGAACAGGGATCCTTTTCCCGGCTCCCCCTTGAGTCTATGAAAAAAAACCGGGTTTTCAAGCACGCAAAAATAGGATTCGCAATTTTGGCGCTCACCGCGCTGAGCCTGTGTTTCATTCCCAGAGCGTTCACGCAGGCGCCCTGGTCTTCCCAAGGCAGCGCCCGCGGGCCCGTGAAAGCCTGGAAAGAGGCTCAGGCTTCATCCCAGTCCCGGACCGCCGCGCAGGCAAGCGAAGACGGCTCTCTGAATTTCCGCAGCGAGAACCGGTGGCAATCCGGCGATTTGGCGGTAGAATCCGGCAGCTTCGCTCAAAAGCAGTAACTCCTCACCTCTCCTCTTGAGCCTTCCTGAGAACTACTTCGGCAGGTAATTTTCGATAAAGGCGATCAGGTTTTCGCCGCTGGTGGGCTTGGTCAGGATCGGCCGGCCGTTCAGCTTGGCCGCGCTGTCCAGAGTCTCCTGGTAAACGCCCGAGAAAAACAGGATGGGGATGTCCTTCAACTGGGGATCCTCGGAAATCTGACGGGCGACGTCATACCCCGAAATGTCCGGCATCGAGATGTCCAGAAGGATGATGTCCGGCATGAACTTTTTGGCCGCGGGATAGCCTTCTTTGCCGCGATTGACGACTTGGACTTCATAATTGCCGGCATCCTCGAGAAAGATCTTGGTGATGCTGGTGTAATCCATTTCGTCGTCGACCATCAGTATTTTCTTAGACATAGCCCTCCCGGGGGGTCATCGAAGCATCGGAAAAAACAGGCCTCGCCTTGAGCCCCTAAAAGTCTGCCCTAAAGTCCCGTTTTTGCAAAGTGATTTATCGGACCATTGCCGTGCCCGATATGGGGGGAAGAGCTCAGGGCCCGGGTCACATAGGCCTTGGCTTCCTTGACGGCCTTGTCCAGGGCCCGGCCGCGGGCCAGCAGCGCGGCAATGGCGGCGGAATAAGTACAGCCTGTGCCGTGGGAATGGGCGCTTTTGATGCGCGGGGCCCGGAAATAATGATCTTCCCCCTGCCAGTAGAGGTAATCCACGGCCTCCCCTTTGAGATGCCCGCCCTTGATCAGCACGGCCCGCGGGCCATAGCCGCTGATTTTCCGGGCCATGTCACGAAAGGATCCGGAACCTTTGCACGCCATGCCCGAAATCCGAACCGCTTCGGGCACGTTGGGCGTGACCAGGTAGGCATGAGGCAAAAGGTGTTTGATAAATGTGCGGCAGGCCGGCGGGTCCATAAGCCAGGTGCCGTTCTTGCTGACCATCACGGGATCCACCACCAGCGGAAATAAAAACCGCGCAGCCATCTGGCCCACGGCCGCGATCACAGCCGAAGAGCCTAGGGCGCCCGTCTTGGCCGCAAGCGGCGTGATGTCGTCCAGCACGGCCTGCACCTGCTCCTTTACTTTCTGGGGAGAAAGCACGTGGACTTTGCGTACGCCCAGCGTATTCTGGATCGTGAGAAGGCTGACGGCCGCCATGCCATAGGCGCCGAACTGATGAAAGGTTTTCAGGTCCGCCTGAATGCCCGCGCCGCCCGAAGGATCGGAACCCGCGATGGTCAGCACCGGCGGGCAGGAAGACGAAAACGATTTTGATCGGCTCTTTTTCATAACGCGCATGATTTTAACCCGAAACAAAAAACACTTCCAGGCCGTCGTCAGGCGGGTTATGATGACTCCCATGAATTTCCAACCCGGCTTGGCATCATGACTTGGCGCGAGCGCTTCCCCTTCCGGCTCGATTCCTTCCAGGAACAGGCCCTTGATGCGATCGAAAAAGACTGTTCCGTCCTGGTTTCCGCACCCACCGGCTCAGGCAAGACCGTGATCGCCGAAGGCGTGCTTGAACGGGCCCGCTCCCAGGGCGTGGGCGTCATCTACACGGCCCCGATCAAGGCGCTCAGCAACCAGAAATATCGCGACTTCAAGGAACTCTATGGCGACGGCGTGGGCATCGTGACCGGCGACGTATCGCTCAATCCCGACGCGCCCATCGTCATCATGACCACCGAAATCTACCGCAATTCCCTTTTCGAAAATTCCCGGCGCATCGCGGCGACGGGCTGGGTCATCTTCGACGAAATCCATTACCTGAATGACCCCGAGCGCGGCACGGTCTGGGAAGAGGCCATTCTATTCACGCCGCCGCACATCCGGATGCTCGCGCTAAGCGCCACCGTGCCGAATATCGACGAGCTCGCGGC
Encoded proteins:
- the thiD gene encoding bifunctional hydroxymethylpyrimidine kinase/phosphomethylpyrimidine kinase, translating into MRVMKKSRSKSFSSSCPPVLTIAGSDPSGGAGIQADLKTFHQFGAYGMAAVSLLTIQNTLGVRKVHVLSPQKVKEQVQAVLDDITPLAAKTGALGSSAVIAAVGQMAARFLFPLVVDPVMVSKNGTWLMDPPACRTFIKHLLPHAYLVTPNVPEAVRISGMACKGSGSFRDMARKISGYGPRAVLIKGGHLKGEAVDYLYWQGEDHYFRAPRIKSAHSHGTGCTYSAAIAALLARGRALDKAVKEAKAYVTRALSSSPHIGHGNGPINHFAKTGL
- a CDS encoding response regulator — translated: MSKKILMVDDEMDYTSITKIFLEDAGNYEVQVVNRGKEGYPAAKKFMPDIILLDISMPDISGYDVARQISEDPQLKDIPILFFSGVYQETLDSAAKLNGRPILTKPTSGENLIAFIENYLPK